CGGTCAACATGACTACTGGTGAGGATATTCGTCCATCCTAACCCAGTTGAGGAAAGGAGTAAGAAGAAAGTGAAGAAAGGGGCGCCCTGTTAACAGAGTAAAGCCAGGCCATTCGCCAGGCTAGAATTCTTTCCCCTCTTTGAACGCCAAGGCAAATATGTTATTAGTATGGCGTCTCACACGGCTACCACAGGCCGCTCCAACTATTCTTTTCTCTAGGACCAGCATCAATACACCAGAGCAGCCATTTATATCACACTTGCCGGAAAAGGAGGAATATCAATGAAATACTTTGCCACAGCCAGAAGCTTTTGTGCCACTGTGGTGGCGAGCATCCTGGTGTTGTTTGCCCTGCCTCTGTCTGCAGGCACCAGGCCGCCCACTGCTGGCAGCGAACTGCCTGCCTTCAAACTTTCTGTGCCAAAGAACCCCGGCGAAAGGCAATATCTGGGCCTCGAAGACAATGCTCATTTCACTGTGCCTCAGATCAGAGCAAAGGTGGTCATCATAGAAATTTTCAGCATGTACTGACCTTTCTGCCAGAGAGAAGCGTTCCGGGTGAACCAACTGTACGAGGCAATCCAGAAGAAGAGCAAACTCAAAGAGAGCATCAAGATCATTGGCATCGGTGCCGGCAACTCACCATTTGAAGTAGACTTTTTCAGGAAAAAATATAAGATTCCCTTCCCCCTGTTTTCAGACCAGGATCTCTCCATCCACAAGGTACTCGGCGAAGTGAGAACTCCTTATTTCATAGGAGTCAGGATCAATCCTGACGACAATAAGGCAGAAGTGTTCTATTCCAAACTGGGAGCGTTCAAAGATCCAAATATTTTCCTGGACCAGATGATCAAGTTATCCGGAGTAATTTAGGAGGAAATCTCATGACATGCAACAATAAAGTAGCAATGGCGATAGTTGCCACCATAATCGTCGTCCTCGGGTGGGCAGCACCAGGTACTTCGGAGTCAGGAAATTTCAAAGACAGCATTTACCAGGTTGGCAAATTAAAACCTCGCGACAGTGTGCTGAAAGTCAAAGTTGGTGATCGAGCGCCTGACTTCACTTTGCCGTCAGTAGGTGGAGGCAAGATCTCTTTGCACCAATATCTGGGCAAGAAAAATGTTGTTCTTTCTTTCGTGCCTGCTGCCTGGACGCCGGTATGCTCAGACCAGTGGCCTGGCTACAACATAGCCAGAGAGTTCTTCGATGAAAATGACGCCGTCCTCCTTGGCATTACCGTAGACAACATCCCCACCCTCTATGCCTGGACGAGTCAGATGTGCATGGGGGGAG
The Deltaproteobacteria bacterium DNA segment above includes these coding regions:
- a CDS encoding peroxiredoxin; translation: MAIVATIIVVLGWAAPGTSESGNFKDSIYQVGKLKPRDSVLKVKVGDRAPDFTLPSVGGGKISLHQYLGKKNVVLSFVPAAWTPVCSDQWPGYNIAREFFDENDAVLLGITVDNIPTLYAWTSQMCMGGGHLWFPVLSDFWPHGAVASKYGILRSDGVAERALFIIDKKGIIRYIDVHDINERPRLEVLVSELRKIAGE